In the genome of Pseudomonadota bacterium, one region contains:
- a CDS encoding nucleotidyltransferase produces MIYPDFLELLRVFAKHKVAYAVIGGYAVGIHAEPRYTKDLDILIVPEKKNAKALLAALSEFGAPISNLSVDELATPGLLYVFGIPPLRVDILNRIVGANVKALIKRAKKIKIADTSLKVVAIADLIMLKKLAGRKQDLADIEKLKAVKQLKR; encoded by the coding sequence ATGATATACCCAGATTTCTTAGAACTACTGCGTGTATTCGCAAAGCATAAAGTCGCCTACGCGGTAATTGGCGGATATGCGGTCGGAATTCACGCGGAGCCACGCTACACAAAAGACTTAGACATTCTCATCGTTCCTGAAAAGAAAAATGCCAAGGCGCTGCTTGCGGCACTCTCTGAATTCGGTGCTCCCATCAGCAACTTGAGCGTAGATGAGCTGGCGACCCCTGGTCTACTATATGTCTTTGGAATTCCTCCTTTGCGTGTGGATATTCTCAACCGAATAGTTGGCGCGAACGTCAAGGCCCTTATCAAACGAGCCAAAAAAATAAAGATAGCGGATACTTCATTGAAGGTCGTAGCTATAGCGGACTTGATTATGTTAAAAAAACTGGCCGGCAGGAAGCAGGACCTTGCGGACATTGAAAAGCTTAAAGCGGTTAAACAACTTAAGCGATAA